The DNA segment GGTGGTCGTGGGTCTGTTCAATGCCCGCAAGCGCCTTTTGCACGACTTGGTTCTGGGCACGGTGGTGACCAACACCGAAGAACGCGTCGCGGCAATACGCGGGTACCGTCCTTGAACTATTTCCACCCGAGGCCTGTGGCAGCATTTGACGCGGGCTGTGGCTCTGGCAATCTCTGAGTCTGGCTGACCACAAAGCGACCGTGACAGAGCACCCGCGCGATACACCGCAGTTCTACCTGACGGCCCCCTCCCCCTGCCCGTACCTCCCGGGCCGTGAGGAACGGAAGGTGTTCACCCATCTCGTCGGCGAGCGGGCGACGCAGCTCAACGACGTGCTTACCCATGGCGGATTTCGTCGCAGCCAGTCTATCGCCTATAGACCGGCCTGCGAGCATTGCCGGGCCTGTGTGTCCGTCAGAATCTGCGTCGATGAATTTCAAGACGCGCGCAGCTTCCGTCGCGTGCGCCAGATCAATGCCGATCTGATTGGAGATATGCGCGCCGCAGTCCCGACCGCGGAGCAATATTCGCTCTTCCGCGCCTATCTCGACAGCCGCCACAGCGATGGGGGCATGGCTGACATGACCGTGCTTGATTACGCCATGATGGTCGAGGACAGCCATGTACGTACCCGCCTGATCGAATATCGCCCGCGCGGTCCGGACACCGCAATCAACGGGCGGGGACAGGGCGGGCTGTACGCGGTCGCGTTGACCGACGTTCTCGCGGACGGGCTGTCGATGGTCTATTCGTTCTACGAGCCCGACGAGCCAGGACGGTCCATCGGCACCTACATGATCCTGGACCACGTCACCAAGGCGCGTCAGATGGGGTTGCCCTACGTCTATCTGGGCTACTGGGTCGATGGCTCCGACAAGATGGACTACAAGCGCCGGTTCCTGCCTCAGGAGCGCCTTATGCCCGCAGGCTGGGAGCGCGTGGAAGCGGGCTGAGGCACCTCACCCGAATCTGTTGTTCCTCGGGAAGCCCTTTGGCGGCAGCCGGCCGGCACTCGCACGATCCCCCTTCCATTCCGTCAGGTCGGCGACGGTCCAGTTTCGGCCGGAGGTGTCGGTCCAGGTGAGGCCATCCGCAAGGGTAAATACCTTGATGTCGCTAAGGCCACCATCCTTGTAGCGCTGCAGCCGCACACCGCGACCTCGCACCATCTCCGGCACCTGGTTCAGCGGGAAAATGAGCAGTTTGCGGTTTTCGCCGATCACCGCGACGGTGTCGCCATTGGCCGGAACAACCTTGGTGGCATCCTGCGCGTCGACGCCCAGCACCTGCTTACCCTTGCGGGTATTGGCGAGGCAGTCGTCCTCGTTGACAACAAAGCCACGCCCTTCCTTGGCCACCACCAGGAGCTTCCGTGCCCCCTGATAGGGCAGCACATCGACGATATCGGCTTCCTGCTCAAGATCGATAGACAGGCGCAGTGGCTCGCCATGGCCACGGCCGCCGGGCAGCTTGGAGGCATCAAGCGTGTAGAAGCGGCCGTTGCTGGCAAACACCAGCAGCTTGGAGGTGGTCTCCGCATGGAAGGAGAGCTTGAGCGCGTCGTCACCCTTGAAGACCAGCGTCGACAGGTCGGCCACGTGGCCCTTCAGCGCCCGCACCCAGCCCTTTTCAGACACCACCACCGTAATTGGCTCGCGCTCCACCAGCGCTTCGATCACGGCCCCGACATTGTGCACGCTGGCCTCGCCGAAAGTGGTGCGACGCCGGCCGAGAGCCGTGTCCGGTCCAAACATCTTGCGGGTATCGCCAAGCTGCCGGGCGACCGTCTTCCACTGCTTGTCCTCCGAGGAAAGCAGCTTCTCCAGACCGTCCTTCTCCTTCGAGAGCTTGTCGTGCTCCTTGCGGATCTCGAACTCCTCTAGCCGCCGCAAGCTGCGCAGCCGCATGTTCAGGATCGCCTCGGCCTGAACATCGCTCAGCTCGAATCGCGCCATCAGCACGGGCTTGGGCTCATCCTCCTCGCGGATGATCCGGATCACCTCGTCGAGATTGAGATAGGCAATGAGATAGCCGCCGAGGACCTCGAGCCGATGTTCAATCTCCGCCAGACGATGGCGAGAGCGGCGCAGAAGCACTTCGCGACGGTGGTCGACCCACTCGCGCAGGGCCTCGCCGAGGCTGACCACCTTAGGCACCAACCCGCCAACCAGCACGTTCATGTTGAGCGGGAACCGGACTTCGAGTTCCGTGAGCCGGAACAGACTCTCCATCAGCAGATCAGCGTCGACATTGCGCGCCCGCGGCTCCAGCACGACGCGTACATCCTCGGCGGACTCGTCTCGGACATCGGCGAGCAGCGGCAGCTTCTTCTCGTTGAGAAGATCCGCCATCTTCTCGATCAGGCGTGACTTGGCGACGCCGTACGGGATCTCCGTGACCACGACGACATAGGTGCCGCGGCCGGTGTCTTCCTTTTCCCAGCGCGCGCGCAGGCGGAAACCACCACGCCCCGTCGCATAGGCATCGGCCATCGAGGATGGTGATTCAATGATCACGCCGCCGGTGGGGAAATCCGGCCCTTTGACGAACTTCAGCAGGTCGTCCGTCGTCGCCTGAGGGTTCTCGATCAGGTGGAGACTGGCGTCGATCAGTTCGGCGGCATTATGCGGAGGGATGGACGTCGCCATTCCCACGGCGATGCCCGTCGATCCGTTCGCGAGCAGATTCGGGAACGCGCCGGGCATGACGACGGGCTCTTCCGTCGTGCCGTCATAGTTCGGACGGAAATCGACCGCGTCCTCGTCGATGCCGTCGAGGATCAGCCGCGCGACCTCCGTCAGCCGGGCTTCGGTGTAGCGCTCGGCGGCAGCGTTATCGCCATCGATATTGCCAAAATTGCCCTGCCCGTCGACCAACGGGTAGCGCTGCGCGAAGTCCTGTGCGAGGCGGACCATGGCATCGTAAATCGCCATGTTGCCGTGCGGATGGAACGAACCCATCACATCGCCGACAATCTTTGCGCTCTTGCGGAAGCCGCCGCCTGGATCCAGCCGCAGCAAGCGCATGCCATAAAGAATGCGCCGATGCACAGGCTTCAGTCCATCACGGGCATCCGGCAATGCGCGGTGCATGATGGTCGAGAGCGCATAGGCAAGGTAGCGCTCTTCAAGCGCCGCCTTCAGCCCGATCGGTTCGATCGCGCCATCATCCGTCGGAATCGGTCCCTCACCCATAGCTTCTGGCTACAGGGAAGAACGTCCGGGAACAAGTCGCGAACGCGAACGCCGACTCAGCATTCACCGCTATTCGCCCAAGAGCCATACAAGAGGAGATTGAAAAATCTCCCGATGCAATCGACGCTGTGATCCGACCGCTGTCGCGAGGAGACGATGCGTCCAAGATTCTCTTTTTAAATCAATACGATGAAGAGGCATTCGGCGATGGGAAGCCGCAATGACGCTAGGGTATTGTCCGTATTCCAATAATATGAATTTCAAACTAATATGATACCAACAAGATTGGGAATAAGCCATCTGTTCCAATAAACAGTTGGGAGGCTGTCATGAGTTTGAGGACTGCTCTGGTCCTAGTTCATTCGACCATGATTCTCGCAGGAATTGCCAACGCAGATGCGGCTTCCATTCGCACCGGCACCAGCCCGAAAGTCGCACTGGCCGAACAAAGCCATACCGGATGGCAGAACATCTGCCGGGAACGTATCATCATTCGCCGCGACAGGGACGGTCGACTTGTTACCTTCCAGGCGCCGTCCTGCAGCTTGGTGTGGATTAGCAAACGCTACTACGCCAATGGAACCTACTACGCTGATCAAACCTTACTCCAGCCGATCTACTGATCGCTCGCCCGCCTCAGTGCGATCACGAGAGACTCCCGGGAGTCTGGCAGGGCGAGCCCGCGCGGTTCGAAGACGCGGCGCGCCAGGAAATGACCCGTGAGCGCGAAGGCAGCTTCGACGTCGCCGGCAGGTGGCGGTTCCGCGACCTCCCCAATTAGGAAGAACGGCAGGTCGAACAACTGCTGGCGCCAAGGCTTGCCGGCATCGCGACTGACCGCGCGCCCAGACTTGGGCGAGACATAGAGCAATTCGTTACGTCCACCCGTCGCCGCGCATCGCGTCAGGTCGAGACCGAAGCCAAGTTCGGCAAGCATCATCAGTTCGAAACGCGCGACCATCATGCCGGTCAGGCGCACGTCGCCCAGATGCTCCGTCATGGTCTCCAGAAACGCGTGCAGATCGGGGTGCGGATCCCGCTCAGGCAGAAGCCGTAACAGCGCCGTGATGTGTCCCAGCGCGAAGGCTGAATGCGCCTGCGCCATCAGGGCGCCGGCACGAGCGTTCGTCAACTCCAGGGTGAAGCTGCCCAGATGTTCGTCGAGCCGAGCCCGCCAGACCGCGCGCACGCTGTTTCCCGGCTGAAGTGTCGCGGCCTGTCGACGTGAGCCGCCACCTCTCACAATGCCCAGATGACGACCGTGCTCAAGCGTCAACAGCTCAATGATGGCGTTGGCCTCGCCGTGGCGACGCACTCCGATGATAACGCCCTCGTCGGTCCATTCCATGGAGCGGGCGCCGGCCTCACTCGGTTGGGGGGAAATCGAGGCCCATCTCGCGATAGCGCTCGGGATCGTCGGCCCAGTTCTCTCGCACCTTCACGAACAGGAACAGGTGAACGGGCGCCTCGACGATTTCGGCCAGTTCCAGCCGGGCGGCCGTCGAAATCGCCTTGATCGTGTCCCCGCCCTTGCCAAGGACAATCTTGCGCTGGCTTTCCCGCTCGACAAAGATGGTCTGCTCGATCCGTACCGAGCCGTCCTTGCGCTCCTGCCAGCTGTCAGTCTCAACGGTAGACCGGTAGGGCAGTTCCTCGTGAAGCCGGTGGAACAGCTTCTCCCGGGTGATTTCCGCCGCAAGCATGCGCATTGGCGCATCGGAAATCTGGTCTTCGGGATACAGCCAGGGCCCCAGCGGCAGCATCTGCGCCAGCCATTCACGCAGTTCGCCGAGCCCGTCGCCGGTGAGGGCCGATACCATGAACAACCGATCAAAGCTGATGCGCTCGGCAATGGCGGCAGCAAGCTCCAGCAAACTGTCGCGCTTAACCAGATCGACCTTATTCAGCAGAATCGCGCGGGGACGCCGAACATTGGCCAGCCCCTTGATGATCGCCTCCACCTCATCGTTCAAACCCACGCGGGCATCGATCAGCAGCACAACCGCATCCGCGTCGCCTACGCCACTCCACGCAGAACGCACCATGGCCTTCTCGAGCCGCCGCTTCGGCGCGAAGATGCCCGGCGTGTCCACGAGCACGATCTGCGTCGCGCCCTCAATGGCGATGCCGCGCACCAGGCTGCGCGTTGTTTGCACTTTGTGCGAGACGATCGACACCTTGGTTCCGACCAATGCATTGGTCAGCGTCGATTTGCCTGCATTCGGCGCACCGATCAGCGCCACGAAACCGCAGCGTGTCGCTTCCGGCATTTCGTTCGTGTCCGGCGTTTCGCTCATGAGGTCACCCGTTGGAGGAAAGCCGCAGCGGCGAGCTTCTGCGCGCCCTGTTTCGAAGTGCCATTGCCTTCGGCCGGCTCATGGCCCGGCACGTCGACGGCGATCCGGAATTCCGGATTATGATCGGGACCGGAACGTTCGACCAGCCGGTACGTCGGCGGCGGAAGTCCCCTCGCCTGCGCCCATTCCTGGAGAGCCGTCTTGGGGTCCCGCACGGATCCGCCCGGCGACTTGACGCGCGGTCGCCAGAATCGTTCGACCATCGCCTCGGCAGCTGGAAATCCACCATCGAGGTAAGCCGCCGCGAGCACGGACTCTGCGATGTCTGCAAGAATGGCACTGCGCTCGCGCCCACCAGAGCGCTCTTCGCCGGAGCCGAGCCGGATGTGCGGGGCAACCCCCATTGTCCGCGCAACCTCGGCACAGGCTTCCTCGCACACCATATCCGCGAGACGGCGGGAAAGCTCGCCTTCTTCAGCGTTGGGGAAGGCGCGATAGAGCATGTCCGAGACCACCAGCCCGAGAACATGATCGCCGAGGAATTCCAGCCTCTGGTACGAACGTACGCGCGCGCGCGATCCCTGAATCCCATTGATTGAACTGATATGGGTCAAGGCGAGTACGAGATGAGCCCGATCAGCAAAGCGATGCCCGAGCGCAGCTTCAAGCGCCTCGAGTCCCCGATCCTGGTCGACGCGGGAGGAGCCGCGCGTCATCGCACGAAGGAGAACAGGCGGTCCCAGCGCACGGTCCAGGGCCACTTCCAGAACTGCCAGGCAGGCTCTCCCTCCCTCACGGAGAAGAAGATCATCTGCGCACGACCGATCAGGTTCTCGTAGGGAACGTAGCCAACCTGACTGAGCACGCGGCTATCCGTCGAGTTGTCACGGTTGTCGCCCATCATGAAATAGTGGCCAGGCGGCACCTTGTAGACCGGCGTGTTGTCGTAAAAACCGTTATCGACAAGGTCGAGCGTGTAATAACTGACGCCGTTCGGCAACGTCTCGGTCCAGCGCTTCACACGCTGCACACGCCCGCCACCCTCATCGTCCATCCAATAGCCCGCGTCTTCGCGTTTAACCGCCGTGCCATTGATGTGCAGGACGCCATCGATCATCTGGATCTCGTCGCCCGGCAGGCCGATCACCCGCTTGATGTAGTCTGTGGCCTCGTCGCGCGGCAGCTTGAAGACGACAACATCGCCACGGTTCGGCGTGGAGCCGAGCAGACGCCCATCAAAGATGGGAGGCGAGAACGGGAAGGAAAACCGACTATAGCCGTAGCTGAACTTCGAGACGAAAAGATAATCGCCGACGAGCAGCGTTTCCTTCATCGAGCCGGACGGAATGTTGAACGGCTGAAACAGGAAGGTTCGGATGACGATGGCGATAAGAAACGCCTGAATGATGACCTTGACGGTCTCGCCGAGTCCGCCTTCCGTCTTCTTGGGTTCGGTGGTCGAGGTCATGTCGCCTTCCGTTACGCCCACTGGCGGCGACACGCGCCGCCCTACCGGGACTTTCCGGCTCCTATAGACGCTCCCCGCGCCTGCGGCAACGCGCGCTGGTCACGTTCGTTAGAGGTGACTAAGCGTCATACCCCGCCTGTGATCGGTACGGCGCTAATAATGACGAAGGCCTGAGCCAGCGGACCATCATCGGTTATCGTTAGGTCAATCCTCGCCTCGCAGCCCGGCGGGATGAGAGAATCGAGCCTTTCCTGGGCCCCGCCGGTGAGCTGCATGGTCGGCCGGCCGGACGGAAGGTTGACCACGCCCATATCGCGCCAGAACACGCCCTGCGACAGTCCGGTGCCCAAGGCCTTGGCGCAGGCTTCCTTGGCGGCGAAACGCTTTGCATAGCTTTCGGCGCGCCGCTTGCGTCGGTCGGATTTGGCGCGCTCGACGGGGGTGAAAACCCGCTCCAGGAAGCGCTCGCCGTGGCGCTCCAGCACCTCGGCGACGCGGCGTGCATCCGTGATATCCGAGCCGATCCCGATGATCATTGCGTTCTCATGCGACCTTTGAACAAAGCGCGCGACCGCGCGCCATGGCTTTGCGCATCTCGCGGATCGCAGCTTCCAGCCCACCGAAGATCGCTTCGCCGATCAGAAAATGGCCGATGTTGAGCTCCCGCACCTCAGACAGCTCGGAAATCCGCGCAGCCGTGGCAAAATCCAGCCCGTGGCCGGCGTGAACTTCGAGGCCGAGTTCGGTTGCCAGTCGAGCACTCGCGACCAACCGATTGAATTCAGCCTCGGCGGCCTCATGCTCTCCGTGCGCGATGAACTCGCACCAGGCGCCGGTGTGAAGTTCCACCACGGCAGCACCAATATCGGCAGCACGCGCGATCTGGTCAGCGTCCGGCGCGATGAACAGCGAGACCCGGATGCCGTTATGGCTCAGTCTCTCCACCTTGCGGGCGAGATCAATGCCGCCGCCAATCACATCAAGACCACCCTCGGTTGTGCGCTCCTCCCGACGCTCCGGCACGAGGCACGAGGCATGAGGTTTGATCTCGATCGCAAGCGCCACCATCTCTTCGGTCGCCGCCATCTCGAAGTTCAGCGGGATCTGCAACACGTCGCGCAAGCGCTTCATGTCAGAGTCGCGGATATGCCGACGATCCTCTCGCAGATGCGCCGTAATCCCATCGGCGCCCGCAGCCGCCGCGAGTTGAGCCGCGCGCACCGGATCGGGCATCGTTCCTCCGCGCGCGTTCCGCACGGTGGCGACATGGTCCACGTTCACGCCAAGGCGCAGCGGGGGAAGAATTGGGGTCATAGCCGTCAGGCCTTTGCGCCCTGGATACTGCGGCTGCCCGGCTTAACGGCCGGCAGCGCGGCAAGCTCCGGCGGCAGGCTGTCTGCCGGATAGGCCGGGATGTCGAGCTGAGCAAGAGCGACCAGTTTGACGCCCAGATCCGCCTTCCCGCCCGAACGGTCGATCAGGCAAGCGGCTCCAACGATGTTCCGGGTGTGCTCTGCAAGGGAGGCAAGACATTCGCGCGAGGAAAGCCCCGTGGTGACGATATCCTCGACCATCAGCACGCGCGCGTCTTCCGGGATCGCAAAGCCGCGACGGAGCTGGAACACGCCGTTCTCACGCTCGACGAAAACCGCTTTCGCGCCGAGCTGGCGCGCCGTCTCATAGCCCGGAACAATTCCGCCGATCGCGGGCGAGACCACGTAGTCGATCTTGCCAAACGCGGCTTCTGCCTTTTCAGCCAGCGCCTTGCATAACCGTGCCGTGCGGACCGGATCCTGGAAGATGAACATCTTCTGCAGGAAGACCGGGCTGCGAAGCCCCGAGGACAGGATAAAATGCCCCTCGAGCAATGCGCCCGCGTCTCGGAATTCGGCCAGTACGTCGTCCTGTGTCATCTCAGCGCCTGCGGAAGGGGTACGGATCGTCGTCGTGATAGCCGATCCTGTGTCGGCCGTCACGACCTACACTGCACTCGGACACTCCCATTCCGGCCGTTTACGCAACCGCGCGCTGCTCCGCGACCTCGTCTGTCCAGACCTCAAAGCCGCCGAGCCTGTGCGCCCCGAATGTGTTGACGATCGGCACATCCGTGGCGTCGCGGCCGCGCGCCATGACGATGCGCCCGACCCGGGGCCTGTTGTGTCGTGCGTCGAAAGTGTACCAACGGCCATCGAGATAGGCTTCGAACCACGCGCTGAAATCCATCGGTGCGGGATCGGCAGGCACCCCGATGTCGCCAAGATAGCCAGTGCAATAGCGCGCCGGAATGTTCATCGCTCGGCAGAAGGTGATCGCAAGGTGAGCGAAGTCACGGCATACGCCGCGCCCATCGCGCAGAGTCGCGGCGGCCGAGCGCGTGCAGTCTGCATGGGCATAGCCGAACGCAACATGGTCGTGAACGAAGTCACAAATGGCCTGAACACGCGACCAGCCCTCGGGAGTGTGGCCGAAAAGGCTCCACGCGTCGTTGCTCAGAAGATCCGTCTCGCAATAGCGGCTGCCCAGAAGAAATGTCATCGCCTCTTCGGGCAGATCCTCGATCGGACTCTGGCCAGCAAAGCCTGCGACAGCATCGTGAGCGCCGCTGTCATCAATCATCCCGTCCATTTCCAGCAGCGTGCGGCCAACCGGAAGCACAGCGCGGCGTCGGATATTGCCGAACATATCGAGGGCCCGGCTGCTTGCCACCGGCTCCCGGTTTTCATCGTGGATCAGAAACGGCGAGCTGATGATGATGTCAGTTGTACGCGAGGAATGCACATCGACAGCGAAACTGGTCGGTGTCGGCTGGGCGCAATCGAGCGCGATACGAAAGCCATAGCGAATCCGCATCGCGGATCACCTCCCGATAACATGAGTGAATTCGGTCGCTTCTTGCCGTTCGGCGTGATTTCATGGAGTAAGAAGAAGGCCCTGCCCTCTCGTACTCCCTCAATCCGGCCATAGGCGCGCGAACGGAACTCGATTACGGAGCGCCCTGATGTCGTCGGGACGAAGCAGCTCCAGAACTGAGGAGCCCAATCACATTCCCGTTTGGCATCGGACGGCTTCGCAATGCAGGCTGGCGTTCGTGCGCATTCGCTAGACAACGCGAGTTCCGCGTTGCGGTTCCGGCTTAGCCGTTGACGCGTTCGACAGTCGACACGACAGAGCGGGCTCTCAGATCGGCGATGATGCCGTTGAGGTGGCGGAGGTCATACACACCGATGTCGATGACCATCCGGGTAAAATCCGCGGACCGGGACGACATGTGCAGATTGTCGATATTGCCGTCGCGTTCGCCAATAACCTGCGCAACCTGTGCCAACGAGCCAGGTTCGTTGGTCGCGACGACGACAATCTGCACCGGGAAACGCTGGGGGGCATCCTCGTCAACGTCCCAGCGCACATCCAGCCAGCGCTCCGGCTCTTCTTCAAAGTCCTGAAGCGCGGGGGACTGGATCGGATAGATCGTGATCCCTTCGCCGGGCGAGAGAATGCCGACGATCCGGTCGCCTGGCACGGCACCGCCATTCGGTGCGAAGCGAACGGGAAGTTCCCGGTTGATCCCACGAATCGGAATAGCCGTCTTCGGATCGGGATCGTGCTCGATACCAGGGATCTTGAATTTCAGGCTCTGTCCCTGCTCCAGTTCGAACCAGCCCTCACCCTTCAGCGCAGCCTTCTCTTCCGGGCGCGGGCCGGTCCATTCCGGGTGGAGCGCCTTGACCACATCATCCGCGCGCATCTCACCGCGTCCCACGGCGGCGTAGACATCCTCAAGCGAGGTACGCGCCAATCGGCCGAGAGCGGAGGACAGCTTCTCCTCCGAGAATTGCTTGCCCGCTCGCGCTACGGCGCGCTCGACGATCTTTTTTCCAAGTCCTGCATATTGCGCGCGCACGGCGGCCCGAGTCGCCCGGCGAATGGCCGCGCGTGCCTTGCCGGTGACCACGATGGATTCCCATGCGGCCGGCGGTGTCTGTCCTTCCGCCGTAATGATCTCGACCTCGTCGCCATTCTGCAATTCCGAGACGAGCGGCGACACCTTCCCATTCACCTTGGAGCCAACCACGCGGTCGCCGACGCCTGTGTGGACGGCATAGGCGAAATCGATGGGAGTGGCGCGGCGCGGCAGGATGATCAACCGCCCCTTGGGGGTGAAACAGAAGACCTGATCGTGGAACAGCTCGAGCTTCGTATGCTCAAGAAATTCCTCAGGACTCGATCCTTCGGCGAGCAGCTCGATTGTGCGCCTTAGCCATGCATATGCGCTGGAATCGCGCGCGAGCACATCGTCAGCCCGGCTTGAGGCGTCCTTGTAGATCGCGTGCGCGGCAATGCCGTACTCCGCGATTTCGTGCATCGCACGGGTGCGAATCTGCAGTTCGACGCGTTGCCTGCCCGGGCCCACGACGGTGGTGTGAATGGAGCGGTAGTCGTTCTGCTTAGGGGTCGAGATATAGTCCTTGAAGCGCCCCGGAACGAGGGGCCATTTGGTATGCACGACGCCGAGGGCCCCGTAGCAATCCTCGACCGTCTCAACCAGTATCCGGAAGCCATAGATGTCGGAAAGCTGTTCGAAGGCGACCGATTTCTGCTCCATCTTTCGCCAGATCGAATAGGGACGCTTTTCACGCCCCTTCACAGCGGCGGAGATCCCCTTCTGGGCAACGGCTTCCGATAGCTCGCGTTCAATGGCCGCGACGAGCTCTCCATTATTTTCCTTCAAGGTCTGCAGTCGAACGCGGATCGATTCATACGCCTCAGAGGAAAGCTGGCGGAACGACAGATCCTCCAGCTCCTCGCGCATGTCATGCATGCCCATGCGACCTGCCAGTGGGGCATAGATGTCCAGTGTTTCTTGGGCAACCCGGTTGCGCTTTTCCTCAGGCACCCATTTCAGGGTTCGCATGTTGTGCAAACGATCGGCGAGCTTGACCAGCAGCACGCGGACATCGTCGGCAATCGCGAGCAGGAGCTTGCGCAGGTTTTCCGCCTGCTTCGCTTGCTTGGACACAAGATCAAGTTTCTTGATCTTTGTCAGGCCCTCGACAAGCGCACCAATCTGAGCACCGAAAATACGGTCGATCTCGTCGCGCGTGGCGTCAGTATCTTCAATCGTGTCGTGAAGCAGGGCAGCGACGATGGTGGCATCGTCGAGCTTCAGGTCCGTCAAGATGGCCGCGACTTCGAGCGGATGGGAGAAATACGGGTCGCCGGAGGCGCGCTTCTGCGTGCCGTGCGCACGCATGGCATAGACATAGGCGCGATCGAGGAGCGCCTCGTCGGTATTGGGATTATACCGGCGCACGCGCTCGACGAGCTCGTACTGCCGCATCATGACAGGGACTCGCGAAACAAGACGACCGCTACGGCCGTTTCGCTAGATATCGTTCGCCACGCCCTTGAGGCAAGCCGCAAGGGCGGGTTTCTGTCCAGAAACACGAACGGCCCGACTTTCGCCGGGCCGTTTGACGTTCAATGGAAGAAAGGTTCAGCCTTCCTCGTCGTCGCTCGGCTCGGGCGGGACAAGGCCCTGAAGGCCAGCAAGCAGCTCTTCTTCGGTCATGCGGTCGAGCATGATCTCGGAATCGTCGACGCCCTGAGAGTTGCCAGACGCGATCATCGGCACCGTCTCCGGCTCCGGCTCGTCCACCTCAGTAAACTTCTGAAGCGAGTGGATCAGCTCCTCGCGCAGATCTTCCGGCGAGATCGTCTGGTCTGCGATCTCGCGCAGAGCGACGACCGGATTCTTGTCGTTGTCGCGATCAATGGTGATCGGCGAACCGGAAGCGATTGTGCGGGCACGATGGCCCGCGAGAAGAACGAGCTCGAAGCGATTGTCGACCTTGTCGATGCAATCCTCGACGGTGACGCGGGCCATGCCTCGGCACTCCTGTCGGTGTAATCGGGGAAGAGCGTGCATTTAAACCAATGCGTACAAGAGAGCAAGTCGCTCGCTTGCGTACCAGAATACCCCATCCGCCCCAACTGTGAATTTGTCGGCCTGCGTCGGCTTCCCCGCCTCACCGTAGCCAAAAATGCGCTATGTCTGTCAGCGGGGCGTTGATTTCTTCGTCAGGAGTGGCGGAGAGGATGGACTGTTTAGGAGTCACGTATTGCCCACTTCGGTTCAGGGTATGGAAAAGATCGCTCTTTTCATTGACGGCGCCAATCTTTATTCCGCGACCAAGTCGCTCGGATTTGATATCGACTACAAGCGCCTCCTCAAGGAGTTTCAATCTCGCGGATACGTTCTTCGTGCTTTTTACTATACTACATTAGTCGAAGACACTGAGTATTCATCCATCCGCCCTCTTCTGGACTGGCTGGACTATAATGGATACTCCGTTGTGACAAAGCCGGCGCGCGAATTCACAGACAATCTTGGTCGCCGCCGTGTGCGTGGCAACATGGATATCGAGTTGGCGGTCAACGCCATGGAACTCGCCTCCCATGTCGATCACATCGTGATCTTCTCGGGCGACGGCGACTTCCGCTCGCTGGTCGAAGCGATCCAGCGGAAGGGAGTGCGCGTCAGCGTCGTCTCCAGCGTCCACAGCCAGCCTCCGATGATTGCCGACGAATTGCGCAGGCAGGCGGATGTCTTCATCGATCTGGTGGACCTCCAGAGCCGAGTCGGACGCGACCCTGCCGAACGCTCCAACCGGCTTCAGGAGACACCACGTTTTCTGGAGCGCCGCACTGCGCCGGTTGCCAGCGATGATGATGACGACGACGAGACGGACTCCTGACACCGCTCATGGCACTCGCCTCTGCTACACCCTCGCCAACGGCTGCCGAACCGCCGCGGAACTGCCCGCTCTGCCCACGCCTCGTGTCCTTTCGGGAGACGTGGCGTGCGGCAGAGCCGAGCTGGAACAATGCTCC comes from the Ancylobacter pratisalsi genome and includes:
- the rpoZ gene encoding DNA-directed RNA polymerase subunit omega, coding for MARVTVEDCIDKVDNRFELVLLAGHRARTIASGSPITIDRDNDKNPVVALREIADQTISPEDLREELIHSLQKFTEVDEPEPETVPMIASGNSQGVDDSEIMLDRMTEEELLAGLQGLVPPEPSDDEEG
- a CDS encoding NYN domain-containing protein, producing MEKIALFIDGANLYSATKSLGFDIDYKRLLKEFQSRGYVLRAFYYTTLVEDTEYSSIRPLLDWLDYNGYSVVTKPAREFTDNLGRRRVRGNMDIELAVNAMELASHVDHIVIFSGDGDFRSLVEAIQRKGVRVSVVSSVHSQPPMIADELRRQADVFIDLVDLQSRVGRDPAERSNRLQETPRFLERRTAPVASDDDDDDETDS